One genomic window of Thermococcus sp. Bubb.Bath includes the following:
- a CDS encoding universal stress protein — protein sequence MFEKILYPTDFSDVSLKSLRECLPAFWELGARELHLLHVVDITMTEFEAFSLQEGYRERMEELRKELEEKGITATTEVRIGIPSLEIAEYANEKGIGLIVTPSVGENIWRRMLVGNTASNLARTTKKPVLILKYVGEEGNYRPTFGNCSELFKKPLIALDFSKCSLKIVETAKRFEDAMEGLILLHSVDYGGIDEIEHNMEIAKKNLEKTGKAFSVPLETEVMVGTASQAIIGTTIAKRATLIVIGKKGRSFIKDLVLGSTAERVMRDSKLPVLLVPCD from the coding sequence ATGTTTGAGAAAATTCTATACCCAACGGATTTTTCGGATGTTTCCCTCAAGTCCCTGAGGGAGTGCCTGCCCGCGTTCTGGGAACTTGGTGCTAGGGAACTTCACCTCCTCCACGTAGTCGACATCACCATGACGGAGTTTGAGGCCTTCAGCCTCCAGGAGGGGTACCGCGAGAGAATGGAGGAGCTCCGGAAAGAGCTGGAGGAGAAGGGCATCACCGCGACAACAGAGGTGAGGATAGGCATCCCCTCGCTTGAGATAGCCGAGTACGCTAACGAGAAGGGGATTGGGCTCATAGTCACTCCCAGCGTGGGGGAGAACATCTGGAGGAGGATGTTAGTTGGGAACACGGCCTCCAACCTAGCGCGGACAACGAAAAAGCCGGTGCTGATCCTCAAGTACGTTGGCGAGGAGGGGAACTACCGGCCGACCTTTGGGAACTGCTCGGAGTTGTTCAAAAAGCCCCTCATAGCGCTGGACTTCTCAAAGTGCTCACTGAAGATAGTGGAGACCGCTAAAAGGTTCGAGGATGCAATGGAAGGGTTGATACTGCTCCACTCCGTCGACTACGGTGGCATTGACGAAATAGAGCACAACATGGAGATTGCCAAGAAAAACCTCGAAAAGACGGGGAAGGCGTTTTCGGTGCCGCTGGAGACAGAGGTCATGGTGGGGACCGCGAGCCAGGCCATAATAGGGACAACAATAGCGAAGAGGGCCACGCTTATAGTCATCGGAAAGAAGGGGCGGAGCTTCATCAAAGACCTCGTCCTCGGAAGCACCGCGGAGAGGGTTATGAGGGACTCAAAACTGCCCGTGCTACTCGTCCCGTGCGATTGA
- a CDS encoding ABC transporter ATP-binding protein, whose amino-acid sequence MKLHDELVIKADALYKTYTLGKGIQVPALRGASLEVRRGEFISIIGPSGSGKTTLLNILGLLDVPDSGTLYIDGKPVVGLDDNALSSMRLLKIGFVFQYYNLVPILTAIENVELPMVLAGVRPKERRERAKNLLEMVGIPEMADHKPNEMSGGQQQRVAIARALANNPSIVLADEPTGNLDTVASEEIVNLMKKLNRENGTTFIVVTHDMEVAKKTDRILRIKDGKLYGVEEI is encoded by the coding sequence ATGAAGTTGCATGATGAACTGGTCATAAAAGCAGATGCTCTCTATAAGACCTACACACTTGGAAAGGGGATACAGGTTCCCGCCCTTCGAGGTGCCAGCTTGGAGGTTCGTAGGGGGGAGTTCATCTCGATAATAGGCCCCAGTGGAAGCGGAAAAACGACCCTGCTGAACATCCTTGGTCTCCTTGATGTTCCGGATTCCGGCACTCTATACATCGATGGAAAACCGGTCGTTGGCCTTGATGACAATGCTCTTTCCAGCATGCGCCTCCTAAAGATAGGATTTGTTTTTCAGTATTACAATCTTGTTCCAATTTTAACGGCCATCGAGAACGTTGAACTTCCGATGGTGCTGGCTGGTGTTAGGCCGAAAGAGAGGCGGGAGAGAGCAAAGAACCTCCTTGAGATGGTTGGCATACCCGAAATGGCAGATCACAAACCCAACGAGATGAGCGGTGGGCAGCAGCAGCGTGTTGCAATAGCGAGGGCCCTGGCCAATAATCCGAGTATAGTCCTGGCTGATGAACCTACTGGGAACTTGGATACCGTTGCCTCCGAGGAGATTGTAAACCTGATGAAAAAACTCAACCGGGAAAACGGCACTACGTTTATTGTGGTTACCCATGACATGGAAGTCGCCAAAAAGACAGATAGGATTTTAAGGATAAAGGATGGGAAGCTCTACGGGGTGGAAGAAATATGA
- a CDS encoding COG1361 S-layer family protein produces MRQIPALITVCLMIFSLIIIPSYAEGEASGHYLKVFKGYLNKGDSLVLGNYTITVVDFQYGPSNWPPSVIIKIKNNANFNTTTVSLSKGDSYHWGDIEIFVGYIKDVLSDNPRAFISVYSKPQTLFYGPAYKNTTVTYGPISLSVEGFRGGSVFVRYYQNGSVDYDYFGRGTHVWHGLEITVYNVTNSSALMKVISPRYLTYSVVKGTLVVVQNVNFSPVEVGGIFWFNITVKNIGTSPARYVKVYLYSNSIIQTQEKLQKTLLPTISLPSFQEETPFASYRWPPVQYAGFLQPGDERTFSFRLISSEALKPDVYPVFIQLQYSDENGILKTEELQVGVPVREVIRPEITVENFSISPTPVEPESTFKVRVTVKNTGNAPAYHVRIHLLTTKPSTGGQEYSLFPVGQTQKDAEGYIYPITRQSSLYFESIPAGGEETGTLDFAVGDASSGIYPIYTVIDYDDENSVSYNEQATFGVQVEGRAKLNAYVGNVWISNGKYNFEIDIANDGKGPARGVTVSVTSPKLSLFPLGERYVGSVESMDYDSVNFMVLNRTVTAGMYPVVVEVTYMTVNGRFTSFNQTVILQIPENLSKGTELVYYVGGLIVGLGAIIIMWRLRRG; encoded by the coding sequence ATGAGACAAATTCCTGCTCTGATTACGGTATGCTTGATGATCTTCTCACTGATTATCATACCTTCTTACGCGGAAGGAGAAGCCTCTGGACATTACCTTAAGGTCTTCAAGGGTTACTTAAACAAGGGGGATTCCCTTGTACTCGGCAACTACACAATAACAGTGGTTGACTTTCAGTATGGCCCTAGCAACTGGCCTCCCTCAGTTATTATAAAGATAAAGAACAACGCTAATTTTAACACTACTACCGTTTCCCTTTCTAAAGGGGATTCTTACCACTGGGGGGACATCGAGATTTTCGTAGGGTACATCAAGGATGTTTTATCTGATAATCCCCGGGCGTTTATCTCGGTTTATTCAAAGCCCCAGACTCTGTTCTATGGGCCCGCTTACAAGAACACCACGGTCACTTATGGTCCAATCAGCCTATCCGTTGAGGGCTTTAGGGGAGGCTCTGTTTTCGTTAGGTACTATCAGAACGGCTCCGTGGACTATGACTACTTTGGAAGGGGAACTCACGTCTGGCATGGCCTTGAAATCACAGTCTACAACGTCACGAACTCCAGTGCACTTATGAAGGTTATCTCACCGAGGTATCTCACTTATTCTGTAGTTAAGGGCACTCTTGTAGTAGTTCAGAATGTTAACTTCTCTCCCGTTGAAGTTGGCGGTATCTTCTGGTTCAACATAACGGTCAAAAACATAGGCACTTCACCCGCCCGTTACGTTAAGGTGTACTTGTATTCGAATTCAATTATCCAAACGCAGGAAAAACTTCAGAAAACTCTTTTACCTACGATATCTCTTCCCTCTTTCCAGGAGGAGACACCCTTCGCTTCTTACCGTTGGCCTCCCGTCCAATATGCTGGCTTTCTTCAACCGGGGGACGAGAGAACGTTTAGCTTTAGACTCATCTCCTCCGAGGCACTCAAGCCCGATGTCTACCCAGTTTTCATACAGTTGCAGTATAGTGATGAGAATGGTATCCTAAAAACGGAGGAACTTCAGGTAGGTGTTCCGGTCAGGGAAGTTATACGACCAGAGATAACCGTCGAGAACTTCTCGATTAGCCCTACTCCTGTCGAACCTGAATCCACGTTTAAAGTCCGGGTGACTGTGAAGAATACGGGCAATGCTCCCGCCTACCACGTCAGGATTCACCTGCTCACAACTAAACCGAGCACTGGAGGCCAAGAGTATTCCCTCTTCCCGGTTGGGCAAACTCAGAAGGACGCAGAGGGCTATATTTATCCCATCACTCGCCAGAGCTCGCTTTACTTTGAGAGCATCCCCGCTGGGGGTGAAGAAACTGGCACACTGGATTTTGCCGTCGGGGATGCTTCGAGTGGGATATACCCTATTTACACTGTGATAGATTATGACGATGAAAACAGTGTCTCGTACAATGAGCAGGCGACCTTTGGGGTCCAAGTTGAGGGAAGGGCAAAGTTGAATGCATATGTTGGCAACGTTTGGATCAGTAATGGAAAGTACAACTTTGAAATAGACATAGCGAACGATGGGAAGGGGCCCGCCAGGGGAGTTACCGTGTCCGTTACTTCTCCCAAGCTAAGCCTCTTCCCCCTCGGAGAGCGATACGTTGGTAGCGTTGAATCAATGGACTACGACAGTGTCAATTTCATGGTTCTCAACAGGACGGTAACCGCTGGAATGTACCCTGTGGTCGTTGAAGTTACATACATGACTGTAAACGGGAGATTTACAAGTTTTAACCAGACTGTAATCCTCCAGATACCTGAAAACCTCTCTAAGGGCACAGAACTCGTGTACTACGTTGGTGGACTCATCGTTGGACTGGGGGCTATCATCATAATGTGGAGGTTGAGGCGTGGATAG
- a CDS encoding ABC transporter permease, which yields MDSELLKISFRNLHRRKTRTFFTMLGIIIAISSITALMGIGEGFQISISKTMQSTSNIIIVMPGLGASIWTIGTETFNQSIVHDISQVSHVKAINPILVKFTVMEYMGRQIPVTAMGIIPRDAQKFFGFTGPPLERGQFIPQGSRAKALLGYSLANGRNEFGTSILPGQTIKIYDAQGKPWEFKVAGNFQESGQNLIGGFMDTSVFVPLGTLQEMYNEPGKISFVEVWVDDVNFVAYVKGRLQRIVPSATVVTERQGIKAVFQIEELLSNLLLGIGSIALFVGALGVINTLLTSVMERTREIGTYRALGAKKSFVLEMILLEGLIMTFIGGIIGFLFGIGLAWLVVDVLRTWTPGLPNPVINLHVVVVAFGVTFIVGILASIYPAKKAAGLKPAEAIRNFE from the coding sequence GTGGATAGCGAACTCCTCAAGATCTCTTTCAGAAACCTCCACAGGAGAAAGACCAGGACTTTCTTTACAATGCTTGGGATAATCATAGCGATATCCTCAATAACTGCCCTTATGGGCATAGGTGAGGGCTTTCAAATTTCAATTTCAAAGACGATGCAGAGCACGAGTAACATCATCATAGTAATGCCGGGGCTGGGTGCCTCCATCTGGACTATAGGAACTGAAACTTTTAATCAGAGCATTGTCCATGATATATCCCAGGTAAGCCACGTAAAGGCTATCAACCCCATTCTCGTAAAGTTCACCGTTATGGAATACATGGGAAGGCAAATCCCCGTAACGGCTATGGGAATAATTCCACGCGACGCGCAGAAGTTCTTTGGCTTCACGGGACCCCCCCTTGAGAGGGGGCAGTTCATACCGCAGGGGTCACGTGCAAAAGCCCTCCTTGGCTATTCTCTGGCAAATGGAAGAAATGAGTTCGGAACCTCCATACTACCAGGTCAGACGATTAAGATATACGATGCCCAAGGCAAGCCCTGGGAGTTTAAGGTGGCAGGAAACTTTCAGGAGAGTGGCCAAAACCTCATCGGGGGCTTCATGGACACTAGCGTCTTCGTTCCACTCGGTACGTTGCAGGAAATGTACAACGAACCGGGGAAGATAAGCTTTGTGGAAGTTTGGGTGGATGACGTCAACTTCGTGGCTTATGTTAAAGGCCGCCTTCAGAGGATAGTGCCAAGTGCCACGGTAGTAACCGAGAGACAGGGGATTAAGGCCGTCTTTCAGATTGAGGAATTACTAAGCAACCTCCTCCTTGGGATAGGAAGCATTGCTCTGTTTGTTGGTGCCTTAGGTGTCATAAACACTCTCCTCACATCAGTTATGGAACGTACGAGGGAAATAGGGACATACAGAGCACTTGGTGCAAAGAAAAGTTTTGTGCTTGAAATGATACTCCTTGAGGGCCTGATAATGACGTTTATTGGCGGGATTATAGGCTTTCTCTTTGGAATTGGACTGGCGTGGTTGGTTGTTGATGTTCTAAGGACGTGGACCCCTGGACTCCCAAATCCCGTTATTAACCTCCATGTGGTTGTTGTTGCTTTTGGTGTAACTTTTATAGTGGGCATTCTTGCGAGCATCTACCCAGCAAAGAAGGCTGCCGGGCTAAAACCGGCTGAGGCCATAAGGAACTTTGAGTGA
- the gcvT gene encoding glycine cleavage system aminomethyltransferase GcvT — protein sequence MVKRVHIFDWHKEHAKKVEEFAGWEMPIWYSSIKEEHLAVRNGVGIFDVSHMGEFIFRGKDALEFLQYVTTNDISKPPAISGTYTLVLNERGAVKDETLVFNMGNDTYMMVCDSDAFEKLEAWFNAIKCGIEKFGDLDLEIENKTYDTVMFSIQGPKARDLAKELFGIDINDLWWFQAKEVELDGIKMLLSRSGYTGENGWEVYFEDANPYHPDESKRGKPEKALHVWETILEAGEKYGIKPAGLGARDTLRMEAGYTLYGNETTEKQLLSTDIDEVTPLQANLDFALFWDKEFVGKDALLKQRERGLPSKMVHFKMVDKGIPREGYKVYADGKFIGEVTSGTLSPLLGIGIGIAFVKPEYAKPGVEIEVEIRGKLKKAITVAPPFYDPKKYGAFREG from the coding sequence ATGGTCAAGAGGGTTCACATATTCGACTGGCATAAGGAGCACGCGAAGAAGGTTGAGGAGTTCGCCGGCTGGGAGATGCCCATATGGTACTCCAGCATAAAGGAGGAGCACCTCGCCGTCAGGAACGGCGTCGGAATATTCGACGTCTCCCACATGGGAGAGTTCATATTCCGCGGTAAGGACGCTTTGGAGTTCCTCCAGTACGTCACCACTAACGACATAAGCAAGCCGCCCGCGATAAGCGGAACCTACACGCTTGTCCTCAACGAAAGGGGAGCGGTGAAGGACGAGACCCTCGTCTTCAACATGGGCAACGACACCTACATGATGGTCTGCGACAGCGACGCCTTCGAGAAGCTCGAGGCCTGGTTCAACGCGATAAAATGTGGAATAGAGAAGTTCGGCGACCTCGACCTTGAAATAGAGAACAAGACCTACGACACCGTCATGTTCTCAATCCAGGGGCCGAAGGCGAGAGACCTCGCGAAGGAGCTCTTCGGAATCGACATCAACGACCTCTGGTGGTTCCAGGCCAAGGAGGTCGAGCTCGACGGCATAAAGATGCTCCTCTCGAGGAGCGGCTACACCGGCGAGAACGGCTGGGAAGTCTACTTCGAGGACGCGAACCCCTACCACCCGGACGAGAGCAAGCGCGGAAAGCCGGAGAAGGCCCTTCACGTCTGGGAGACCATCCTCGAGGCCGGAGAGAAGTACGGCATAAAGCCGGCCGGACTCGGCGCCAGGGACACGCTCAGGATGGAGGCAGGCTACACCCTCTATGGAAACGAGACCACGGAGAAGCAGCTCCTCAGCACCGACATCGATGAGGTTACCCCCCTCCAGGCCAACCTCGACTTCGCCCTCTTCTGGGACAAGGAGTTCGTAGGCAAAGACGCCCTCCTCAAGCAGAGGGAGCGCGGACTGCCCAGCAAGATGGTGCACTTCAAGATGGTCGACAAGGGCATTCCGAGGGAGGGCTACAAGGTCTACGCCGACGGGAAGTTCATCGGAGAGGTCACCAGCGGAACCCTCTCACCGCTCCTTGGAATAGGCATTGGAATAGCCTTCGTCAAGCCCGAATATGCTAAGCCGGGCGTTGAGATAGAGGTCGAGATACGGGGCAAGCTCAAGAAGGCAATAACGGTTGCTCCGCCCTTCTACGACCCGAAGAAGTACGGCGCCTTCAGGGAGGGGTGA